The Sulfurospirillum diekertiae genomic sequence TTCAGGTGGCGAGTAGGCTTCAAAGTGTTCTCCGCGATGGTGATACATTAGCGCGTATGAGCGGTGATGATTTTATCGTTTTACTAGAAGGTCTTCATTTAGAAGAAGACAAAGCGGCCTTGGAGGCTGAAAAGTTCGCGACACGCATCAAATATCTCCTGAACGAGCCTTACAATCTTTTAGGGTATGAGCATACATGCTCTTCGAGTATTGGTATTGCACTGTTTAGTTCTAAACCAAAAAGTAAAGAGACATTGCTCAAGCAAGCGGATATTGCGATGTATCAAGCTAAAAAACTGGGGCGGAATCGTATCTGTTTTTATGACCCTGTGATGCAGGAGAACATTGAGCAAAAAACAACGATGGAGCATGAACTGAGAATTGCGCTCTCTCAAGAAGAGTTGACACTTTTTTACCAACCCCAAGTCAACTTAGAGGGCGAAATCATTGGTGTTGAAGCACTGGTGAGATGGAATCATCCTCAAAAAGGGCTTGTGCCGCCCAATGCGTTTATTCCGCTCGCGGAAGAGACTGGATTGATTATTCCTGTTGGCAGTTGGGTGTTACATCAGGCTTGCGAACAACTCAGCCTTTGGACGAAAATGTATCCAGAACGACATTTACATGTATCTATTAATGTGAGTGTTAAACAGTTCCAAGAAGCCTCTTTTTACGACACGGTTGCTGAGGTTATTGCCAAGAGTGGTGTGGAGACGGGACGGGTGAAATTGGAATTAACCGAGAGTTTAATTGTCGAAAATATACGCGAAACGATTGTCAAGATAGAATCACTGCGTTCCCTTGGCATCGGCTTTTCATTGGATGATTTTGGCACAGGGTACTCTTCGCTTTCCTACTTGAAGCGCTTGCCGTTGGATGAACTCAAAATCGACCAATCCTTTGTTCGTGACATTGGCAATGACAACAATGACGCGATGATCGTTAAGACCATTATAGAGATGGCGCGCAACTTTGACTTGGATGTGATTGCTGAAGGTGTTGAAGACCAAGAGCAGTTCAAGTTTTTAGAAGAGAATGGCTGTACGTTGTTCCAAGGGTATCTTTTTGGAAAACCAATGCCCGCGAAAGAGATAGAACGCCTCTTTTTAGATGCATAACGCTTTATATGTAAAAAAATAGCTTAATCAATAGTATTTTTTTGTACTTAATAGGGGGTTGGTAACTATGTTGCGATGGATCATAGCTTTTTTAGTGATAGTATTAGGTTTGAATGTTTATGCTGACCAAGGCATTCCACAAGAGCATATAGTCGCCCTTTCGCCTGAGGCTTCATCTTCGAATGTTATTGAGATTAAACGTTTAACCTTAAGTGCCAATGCACTAGAACTTAAAGCCTCGAGCCAAACAGCCTTAGAGCTCAATGCGCTCTTTGGTGATAACTCCACCCAAACGATTACTACCACTATAGAATGGCTTGTGTCAGATCCTACCGTTGCTTCCATCACCCATAACACACTTCAAGCCCTTAAAGAGGGAAAAACAACCATTCAAGCACGCTATTATGGTAAAAGTTCCAACACACTGACCATTACTGTTTATCAAGAGATCAATGGACATAGACTCCCTCCAAAACCTGATCCTAAGTTAAACAATGCAACCCTCTTGGGAATAGACAGCAATCACAATGGCGTGAGAGATGATGTCGAGAGGCAAATTTACTTCAGATACAAAAAACCCGTTATCCAAGCCTTTATGATGCAAAGTGCAAAATCGTATACTCAATCTTTAGAGAATCCTATTGCGAGTGCTAAAGCAGAAGAGATCAAAGGTGCAATATGGAAGGAAGGCTCATGCTCTGGATATCTAGAAGTTGTTGAAAAAATAGAAATGCCAAGTGTTGAAGGTCTTAAATTTTTAAACAATGCCTATATGAATACTAAAGAGAGAATCAAAGCCTATAAAAAATTTAATGAGGCTTTAAGTGGGGGAAGTTACTCTATTCCATTACCAAGAGATTATAAAAAAGAGAGTTGTGATTTTAATGTTGAAGAGATGCTGGAGATGGGAAAATAAGAGTGCAGGGCTAAACTTTTAACTTTTAAACTGAACACTCTTTTACATGTAAAGATTTATTTTGGAAGTTAGAGTATAAAAGGGATGATTCTTTTTGTTTTGCGCATGTAGGTTGTGTACTCGCTAGAATGCTCCATCCACAACATCTCCTCTTTTTTAGCTTTCAAAAACAGCGTTATGATTAAGAGTGTATAGATCAAAAAGCTGAGAATGGTAGGCTTAGACACTACAACCCCAAGCATCATCACAAGGACTGAAAAATACATAGGATGCCTGATGTAGCGGTAGGCTCCTGTGGTGATGAGTGAGGCGTTTTCTTTGATTTCGGGGGTGATGTTGAAGTTGCCAAGGGGGTTGTGTCTCACCGTATAGAGTCCAAAGCCACAGCCTAAGAGAAAGATGAGTAAAGCAAAGTTGCTTGGTGTATGCAAACCATGTTCTACAAGTAAGATTGCGATGAAGATGAATTGTAACGATACTAAAAGGTAAGAGTATGCTTTTGAACTCATTGAT encodes the following:
- a CDS encoding putative bifunctional diguanylate cyclase/phosphodiesterase — translated: MPYENSDDLRTKIIGLGESSVRKSYYPQLQDRIVELERFHGLLDRARELIFLVDAQSLRIIDSNAIVCSTFEASKESLMGSELAQWFPPHFMDALNTLSQESEHCSIVETIIANSSGAVPMEFVLQYVNFSAQNYYVILGKDISERKHAESKIHTLAFYDSLTHLPNRQLLHDRMAMALAKNQRHHRVGALLMIDLDNFKALNDTKGHHIGDELLIQVASRLQSVLRDGDTLARMSGDDFIVLLEGLHLEEDKAALEAEKFATRIKYLLNEPYNLLGYEHTCSSSIGIALFSSKPKSKETLLKQADIAMYQAKKLGRNRICFYDPVMQENIEQKTTMEHELRIALSQEELTLFYQPQVNLEGEIIGVEALVRWNHPQKGLVPPNAFIPLAEETGLIIPVGSWVLHQACEQLSLWTKMYPERHLHVSINVSVKQFQEASFYDTVAEVIAKSGVETGRVKLELTESLIVENIRETIVKIESLRSLGIGFSLDDFGTGYSSLSYLKRLPLDELKIDQSFVRDIGNDNNDAMIVKTIIEMARNFDLDVIAEGVEDQEQFKFLEENGCTLFQGYLFGKPMPAKEIERLFLDA
- a CDS encoding Ig-like domain-containing protein, which codes for MLRWIIAFLVIVLGLNVYADQGIPQEHIVALSPEASSSNVIEIKRLTLSANALELKASSQTALELNALFGDNSTQTITTTIEWLVSDPTVASITHNTLQALKEGKTTIQARYYGKSSNTLTITVYQEINGHRLPPKPDPKLNNATLLGIDSNHNGVRDDVERQIYFRYKKPVIQAFMMQSAKSYTQSLENPIASAKAEEIKGAIWKEGSCSGYLEVVEKIEMPSVEGLKFLNNAYMNTKERIKAYKKFNEALSGGSYSIPLPRDYKKESCDFNVEEMLEMGK
- a CDS encoding methyltransferase family protein, yielding MSSKAYSYLLVSLQFIFIAILLVEHGLHTPSNFALLIFLLGCGFGLYTVRHNPLGNFNITPEIKENASLITTGAYRYIRHPMYFSVLVMMLGVVVSKPTILSFLIYTLLIITLFLKAKKEEMLWMEHSSEYTTYMRKTKRIIPFIL